The Clostridium sp. DL-VIII DNA window TTTAAATAATAAAAAGGATATTTCTGATGAAATAGAAGAAAAAGAAATAATTGTAACATTGAAAAATGGAATATTTGTAGGAATAAAAGTAAAAGATATTCTTTTTGTAGAAGTCATTGGAAAAAATTGCGAGATAAATACCGTTAATGGAGTTTATGTTTCTAATAATACGAGTTTGAAGAAAATAATAAAATTAATTGATTCTGATTATATAATTCAAAGTCATAGAGCTTTTGCCATAAATATAAATTGCGTATTTAAAATTGAAAAGTTAGATGTAAAGCTCAGTGAGGTATATTTTAATAAATATGATAAAACTGCACTTCTAGGCTATAAATTTAAAAATGATGTAATATCTAAATTTAAAGAAGGAAAGAAAATGATATGTTAATACATTTTGTCATAAATTTCTTAGATACATTTAACATAATTTATTTATGGGCGATCTTTGCCAAAAAGAATAATATTATTTTAAAACTTATAGGAAGTACATTGACTGCATCTGTGCTTATGACTATTACAGAAAGATTAGGAATTCATTTTATTGTTACTTATATAATAATTATTTTAGCATTAAAGATTTTTTTTGAAAGAGACTTAAAAGATGCTATATTAGGTTTTTTCTTTACAGCATTTATTATGATGATATTTCAATTAATGCTATTAACAATTATGAATGAATTTATTAGTGATGATAATATTAAAGGTATAATTACAGAACTGATAATGTTAACAAGTATATTAGTATATTCAAGAATGAATATAAGTAAAAAAATTTCGTATAAAAAGATAAATAGTAATATATTAATTTATTTTATTTCGACTTTTAGTATATATGCTAGTGTTATTAAAACTATGTGGAATTATGATGATAGTATAGTTGTTAATAATTTACTTTTTATAGTATTAATATTAAGTATATTAGGGATATCTCAAACAGTAATATACTTTAATATTGTTAAAGGAATAAAGGAAAGAGAAGAACTAAGGCTTTCAAATGAATATAATGCTGTTATTAATGAAATAGTTCAAGAAATAAAACAAAGACAACATGATTTTAATAATTACAAAAATACAATAAAAGGAATAATAGAGGTCGTAGATGAAGAAAAAATAAAACAAACAATTACTGATTACATAAAAGATGAAGATATGAATGATAATCATATAAATGATTTAGTGTATATTGATAATGTTATTATAAGATCTATAGTATATAATAATCTGGTTAAGGCAAAGAAATTTAATGTTAATCTTAAATATATAATTGAGAACGATGTTTTAGATGATACATTAAGGTATCACGATATATCAAATCTGTTAAGCAATTTATTAAATAATGCTTTTGATGAAGTTACAAAAGATGAGTGTGTTGATAAGGATATTGAAGTGAAAATATTTAAAGAAAAAAATATATCTCATTTAATTATTAAAAATAAAGTTGCTAATAGCAATAATCTTAATTTAAATGAGATATTTACAAGGGGATATTCAACTAAAGATAAAGGTACAAGAGGTTATGGTTTGTACAATGTACAGCAAATAGTTAACGCTAACAAAGGATACATAAAATTAAATGTAGAAAATGAAGAATTAATTTTTGATATCTACTTTAATAAATCTTCTGGATAATCCGGTTCACCCCAGATAGTTCCGCATCTTGATTTTGATACTAAACTAAATAATTTAAGTAATATGGCTGAAAAAATGTTTATAGATCTTTCCATTAAAAACAACTCCTTTTAAATTAATAAAAATCACCTGAGAAATTTGTACAAATAAACTTATAAATATACAATTACATATTTGAATATTATTAGATTTGAAAAATAATATTCCCCAAAAACTAATAGATATTAAAGATAATGTTTTTAATATCTTATCATTTTGCATTGGTCGTTTTTCATTAGGACAAGGAGCATAAACTAAAGCAATAATAAAAAACAATACAAATGAAGATATGTAAAAGCTATTTTTTAAATATGGAACTAAGTTACTAAATAATAATACAGTAACGAAGTATAATGTACTCCATATTAAACATGAATTAAAAGTTTTACAATGTAGTCCTCCTAGAAAGGAGCGTGTTGTAAGTAAAATAATATATATTAGAAAAAATAACTTTAATTCATGAAATTTAAGGAATATTAAAAATATAATCAGTAATTTAGATAAATCTCCAAAAATCACTTCTAAAACATATTGAATTTTTAATATATCCTTTTTGGTTAACGAAGAATTTCTTTCACCTAAGTGCTGTGATATCTTAATAGATAACGATTTTATCATTAAATAACCCCTTTATTTAATTTTAGTTACATAATACACTTATAGAATACATTGGCATAAAATTCAATATTCATGGAACTAAAAGTACATTTTAGGGAATGAAAAGAATACTTAATAGGTAATAAATGAGAGACAGAAGATATTTTTCTTTTAATATGAGTTTTATTGTGTTTGGAGTAATATATATTTACTCCTTTTTTTTATTATGTAAATATATGCTTTAATAATATAAAACTAAATACATAGCATATTTAAATGCGATATTTAGATATTAACATTGTAAAAATACATAGTAAGGAGAAGTAAGTTCATGTTTCTAAAGAAGAGTAAAGATAAACTTTGGACACCGGTTTTTTTTATTTTATGGCAAAGTCAACTTGTTTCTATATTGGGGGATGCAGCATATAGTATAGCGTTAGGATTCTGGGTACTTGAAGTTACAGGTTCTACTGGATTAATGGGCGCACTTATGGCTGTATCGACATTACCTGGAGTTTTGGTATCGCCATTTGCTGGGGTATTGGTCGATCGTTATAAAAGAAAAAAATTACTAATATTGATGGACATGATTAGAGGATCAAGTGTACTGATTATCTCAATAGCTGCTTTTAATAACAAGATATCAGTTTGGGAGGTTTTTTTGGCAGGAATTATATTAAGTATTTGTGGAGCGGTATTTAGGCCATGTGTTAATTCTTCCGTTCCTGATGTTGTGCCTAATTCAAGATTGGAAAATGCAAATTCCATGCTGGCAATTGTGAATACTGGGGCAAATATGGTAGGAAATGTAGCTGGAGGATTTCTTTTTCAGATAGTTGGTGCTCCATTTCTATTCTTGTTTAATGGACTATCATATTTCTTTTCTGGAATTTCAATATTTTTCATAAGTATTCCAAGGGTAGAAAGAAAGAGTGAGCAGAATTTTTTAAAGGATATGAGAGATGGTTTTTCCTTCATGTGGAAACTTAAAGGATTAAGATACATATTATTTATGGCTGCGGCCCTAAACTTTTTTTCATATATTTCAATGGTTCTTTTCTTACCGTTATTTCAGGAAACTCCATATCTTGGAGCTGGGAAATATGGAATTGCAATGGCGTGTGTTATGGGAGGAGCAATGATTGGATTCTTATTCTTGTCTGCTATTTCTATTCCCCCTGCTAGAAGGCTAAAAATGTTTATAATTTCAATTGTGGTGTATAATTCAAGTCTTATTATTGCAGTAAATCAGTCTTTTTTTTCAATTATGATGATATTTTTAGTCTTGGGTGGATTTTTTAATTCAATTGTAAATGTTATTTTAATATCTACAGCACAAGCTGCAACGCCTCAGGAAATGAGAGGAAAGGTAATGGCATTTATGAGCATGACTAGTGAGGGACTTACTCCTATAGCTATGGCTCTTGGTGGTGTTCTGGCTGATTTTATTTCAATAAGGATTATCATGTCTGCTTCTTTTGTTGTAATAATTGCCATAGTTGTTCCATTTATTTTTATAAAATCCTTCAAAAGGTTTATAAGCTATGACTATGAAAAAAACAGTCTAACGAATTTAATTCAAGATCAGAATTTAATTAATGAAGAGGCGTAAATAAACAATATAATATGGATTATAAGATGAGATCGCAATTTAGAAATAAATTTGCGATCTTTTTCATTTAGAATATCATTTGCTACCCCAATAAGCCTTTTCAGATTTTTATGAAATAGAGACTATTTTATATATTATGAATTGCATTTACAAAAATATTAAACAACAGAATTCAAACGACAAATTTAAGCATAAAAAGTAAGTTTTTAAGAACTAAGATGAAAAACATGCCATATATACTTTTAATATGTAATTTTTTGTGTTTAAGGATATATATATTTACTAAATTTTTTCATTATGTGACTATATATTTATAGTAGTACGTTAAAGAATTATTGAAATATAACAAGAAAAACAAAGTGCTAATTTTAATGGTTAAAAAAGATAGGAGTATGAGAAAAATGAATAATAAAACTTTTTATGATTTAACACATCCACAAAAGAGAATATGGTATGTACAAAACTTAATATCGGACGTTTCTTTATGTAATATTGGTGGATTACTGAAAATTAGTAAAACCGTTGACTTTGATATTTTAAACAAAGTAATGAATATTATAATGGAGAAAAATGAAGGTTTTAGATTTAGATTTGCACTTGAAAATAATGATGTTAAACAGTATATAGACGAACATAAGGAAGAAAAAATTGATCGCTTTTATTTTAAGAATTTTACGGAGTTAAAGAAATGGACTGATGAAGATTTTAAAAAACAGATTCCACTATATAGTAATAAGTTGTACTATATGGCTTTATTTAATTTGGGAGACGAGCAAAGTTACGTTTATTTAAAAGCTCATCATATAATAGCAGATGGCTGGTCTCTTAACGTTGTTTCAAGTCAATTCTGCGATATCTATAATAAGATGATTAATAATGAAGCTATAGATAAGAATATTGAATATTCATATACTGAGTTTATAGCATCGGAACAAAAATACATAGCATCAGAAAGATTTAAAAAGGACAAAGAGTATTGGAATGAAAAGTTTACTGAATTGCCTGATATGTTAATTGATGATGCAAAAGATGATAACATTGAAGGAAAGAGAATAGGCTTTGATATAAATATAGAGAAATCTATGAAAATAAGAGAATTTTGCAATCAGTTCAATTCATCTTTAAATACTTTCTTTATAGCAGTTTTAAATTTGTATTTAAGAAAAACCTATTCAAGAAAAAACATTACTATAGGAACAGGAATATTAAACAGGTCTGGTAAAAGAGAAAGAAATGGTGTAGGTATGTTTGTGAGTACAATGCCATTTAAATATATATTCCCTGAAAAGCAATCCTTTAAGGAATTAATTGCTGATATTGATAATGAAATGAGAGTAGCATTTAAGCATCAAAAATATCCATATGACATTCTAGTAGGAGATTTGAAATTAAATCAAAAAGGTTATGAGAGTTTATATGAAATTGTATTTACATATTTAAATTACAGCTTCCAAAGTGAGGATAAGGTTATTGGCGATACATTGGTTCAATTAACTGATAAATATTGTGGATATCAATATGAACCATTGAAGATTATCGCAAGAGATTTAGAGGAAAATGGCCGCATTAACCTGTCCTTTGACTATAGAACAAGTCTATTTAGTGAGGAGGATATTCAAGGGATTTATGATAGATTCAATATCATTATAGATAAGGTTTTAGAAAACATTGATACTAATCTTGATGGATTAGAGTGCGTAAGTGATAAAGAAAAAATCAAGTTATTAAATGAGTTTAATAAAACGGATACAGAATATCCAAGAGATAAGACAATACAACAATTATTTGAAGAGCAGACAGAAAAAACACCCAATAGTATAGCAGTGGTATATGAGGATAAGAAATTAACATATAGGGAGCTTAACGAAAGGTCAAATTCCTTAGCAAGAGTTTTAAGAGAAAAGGGAGTGGGGAAAGAAACGATAGTAGGGATCATGGTAGATAGATCTCTAGAGATGATAATAGGAGTGTTAGGAATATTAAAAGCTGGTGGAGCATACTTACCAATAGACTCTGAATATCCTGAAGATAGAATAAAATATATGTTAGAGGACAGTAAAACTAAAATACTTTTAACACAAAATAAATTATTAAAAAATATAAATTATGATGTTCAGGTTATAAATCTAGAAAATGATAGGTTATATGAAAAAGAAAGTAGTAATTTAAACAATGTAAATAAAGCTGATAATTTAGCATATGTTATATACACTTCTGGAACTACAGGTAAACCTAAGGGAGTTTTAATTGAACACAGAAGTGTGGTTAGGCTTGTTAAAAATACTAATTATATAAATTTATGCGAGGAAGATCGTATATTACAAACTGGATCTATAGTATTTGATGCTTCAACATTTGAAATATGGGGAGCCATACTAAATGGCGCTCAATTATATCTTGTTAACAAGGATGTAATATT harbors:
- a CDS encoding LytTR family DNA-binding domain-containing protein, whose product is MYNIILVEDDPIQRDILKKMVASTYEFLKIYEADSEITALDIIEKNDINMFLIDIQLKDSSGLDLAMKIRNILKYEFRQIIFLTTHMEYITQAFKQTHCYDYILKPYDKNSVQAMLKKIIVNETDNLNNKKDISDEIEEKEIIVTLKNGIFVGIKVKDILFVEVIGKNCEINTVNGVYVSNNTSLKKIIKLIDSDYIIQSHRAFAININCVFKIEKLDVKLSEVYFNKYDKTALLGYKFKNDVISKFKEGKKMIC
- a CDS encoding GHKL domain-containing protein encodes the protein MLIHFVINFLDTFNIIYLWAIFAKKNNIILKLIGSTLTASVLMTITERLGIHFIVTYIIIILALKIFFERDLKDAILGFFFTAFIMMIFQLMLLTIMNEFISDDNIKGIITELIMLTSILVYSRMNISKKISYKKINSNILIYFISTFSIYASVIKTMWNYDDSIVVNNLLFIVLILSILGISQTVIYFNIVKGIKEREELRLSNEYNAVINEIVQEIKQRQHDFNNYKNTIKGIIEVVDEEKIKQTITDYIKDEDMNDNHINDLVYIDNVIIRSIVYNNLVKAKKFNVNLKYIIENDVLDDTLRYHDISNLLSNLLNNAFDEVTKDECVDKDIEVKIFKEKNISHLIIKNKVANSNNLNLNEIFTRGYSTKDKGTRGYGLYNVQQIVNANKGYIKLNVENEELIFDIYFNKSSG
- a CDS encoding accessory gene regulator B family protein, with the translated sequence MIKSLSIKISQHLGERNSSLTKKDILKIQYVLEVIFGDLSKLLIIFLIFLKFHELKLFFLIYIILLTTRSFLGGLHCKTFNSCLIWSTLYFVTVLLFSNLVPYLKNSFYISSFVLFFIIALVYAPCPNEKRPMQNDKILKTLSLISISFWGILFFKSNNIQICNCIFISLFVQISQVIFINLKGVVFNGKIYKHFFSHIT
- a CDS encoding MFS transporter codes for the protein MFLKKSKDKLWTPVFFILWQSQLVSILGDAAYSIALGFWVLEVTGSTGLMGALMAVSTLPGVLVSPFAGVLVDRYKRKKLLILMDMIRGSSVLIISIAAFNNKISVWEVFLAGIILSICGAVFRPCVNSSVPDVVPNSRLENANSMLAIVNTGANMVGNVAGGFLFQIVGAPFLFLFNGLSYFFSGISIFFISIPRVERKSEQNFLKDMRDGFSFMWKLKGLRYILFMAAALNFFSYISMVLFLPLFQETPYLGAGKYGIAMACVMGGAMIGFLFLSAISIPPARRLKMFIISIVVYNSSLIIAVNQSFFSIMMIFLVLGGFFNSIVNVILISTAQAATPQEMRGKVMAFMSMTSEGLTPIAMALGGVLADFISIRIIMSASFVVIIAIVVPFIFIKSFKRFISYDYEKNSLTNLIQDQNLINEEA